Proteins co-encoded in one Miscanthus floridulus cultivar M001 unplaced genomic scaffold, ASM1932011v1 fs_735_3_4, whole genome shotgun sequence genomic window:
- the LOC136532879 gene encoding mitochondrial uncoupling protein 5-like, which translates to MRRARSHSPFRPRQSTPAAWRPCTVDAAARRSQPVSAPTRLSTPADRATLLSTPSRPLSRSPVLAPPPARSKLATERHHSPSGEFAAPPPPRPAIKRQQLRLALWHLQLGIATIISRGGYLTSLVSTCLSTHPLDLIKVRMQLQGEAATAPQPALRPALAFHAGGHAVALPHHDILAAPRKPGPLAVGAQILRSEGAAGLFSGVSATMLRQTLYSTTRMGLYDILKTKWTPQDNNGVLPLHRKIAAGLVAGGVGAAVGNPADVAMVRMQADGRLPLAERRNYAGVGDAIGRMARDEGVRSLWHGSSLTVNRAMIVTASQLATYDQAKEAILARRGPGADGLATHVAASFTAGIVAAAASNPVDVVKTRMMNVKVAPGSPPPYAGAVDCALKTVRSEGPMALYKGFIPTVMRQGPFTVVLFVTLEQVRKVFKGVEF; encoded by the exons ATGCGTCGCGCCCGTTCCCACTCGCCGTTCCGACCGCGGCAGagcacgcccgccgcgtggcggccatgcaccgtcgacgccgccgcgcgtcgcagccaGCCTGTGTCCGCTCCCACGCGCCTGTCTACACCTGCCGACCGCGCTACACTCCTCTCCACTCCATCCCGCCCACTCTCTCGCTCTCCCGTGCTCGCCCCTCCTCCCGCGCGCAGCAAGctcgccaccgagcgccaccACAGCCCGTCGGGCGAATTcgccgctcctcctccaccacggccagcaatcaagcgccagcagctccgcctcgctctctgGCACTTG cagctaggcatcgcaactataatatcgagaggaggatacctcacaaGTTTAGTGTCGACATGCTTGagcacacat CCGCTGGACCTCATCAAGGTCCGCATGCAGCTGCAGGGTGAAGCCGCCACGGCGCCGCAGCCAGCGCTACGCCCGGCGCTCGCCTTCCACGCCGGTGGCCACGCCGTCGCGCTCCCGCACCACGACATCCTGGCGGCGCCGAGGAAGCCGGGGCCGCTGGCCGTGGGCGCGCAGATCCTGCGGTCCGAGGGCGCGGCAGGGCTCTTCTCTGGTGTCTCCGCCACCATGCTGCGCCAGACGCTCTACTCCACCACGCGGATGGGGCTGTACGACATCCTCAAGACAAAGTGGACCCCGCAGGACAACAACGGCGTCCTCCCGCTGCACCGCAAGATCGCGGCGGGGCTCGTGGCGGGGGGCGTCGGCGCGGCCGTGGGCAACCCGGCCGACGTGGCCATGGTGCGGATGCAGGCGGACGGGCGCCTCCCCCTCGCGGAGCGCCGGAACTACGCCGGCGTCGGCGACGCCATCGGCCGGATGGCGCGTGACGAGGGCGTCCGCAGCCTGTGGCACGGGTCGTCGCTCACGGTGAACCGCGCCATGATCGTCACCGCGTCGCAGCTCGCCACGTACGACCAGGCCAAGGAGGCCATCCTGGCGCGCCGGGGCCCTGGCGCCGACGGGCTCGCCACGCACGTTGCCGCCAGCTTCACCGCGGGCATCGTGGCGGCGGCCGCGTCCAACCCGGTGGATGTCGTCAAGACGAGGATGATGAACGTGAAGGTGGCGCCCGGCTCGCCCCCGCCGTACGCCGGCGCCGTCGACTGCGCCCTCAAGACGGTAAGGTCAGAAGGGCCCATGGCGCTGTACAAGGGGTTCATCCCCACCGTGATGCGCCAGGGGCCATTCACCGTCGTGCTCTTCGTCACGCTCGAGCAGGTGCGCAAGGTCTTCAAGGGCGTCGAGTTCTGA